A window of the Ostrea edulis chromosome 1, xbOstEdul1.1, whole genome shotgun sequence genome harbors these coding sequences:
- the LOC130049447 gene encoding zinc finger protein 862-like, producing the protein MDDLLEIISDLSLHFQKDGTTCIDFLDTLETAVLNLLQLRQQPGAKLQGFLDSITVQNNKGLYKNTELKYYSPQFDYTTLQSVIDIVVDRISGRLENPNDPTKSILQAAQIFDTKDWPNDRQQLAVYGTQQLQQLSDHFQVFLDNIGCDRNQLLPEWVHVKAHIGNRLINNVNLPKINTLFVQQPDQYKNILMSIEIVLVLPISSSICERGFSALKRIKSDWRSNLTTDTMNHLLLASIEGPSLDEYNSERAVHLWWTGGQRQRRPQFAPGPNMVEVEEDQLLNFLLNV; encoded by the coding sequence ATGGATGATCTTCTAGAAATCATCAGTGATTTGAGCTTACATTTTCAGAAAGACGGCACAACATGCATTGATTTTCTTGATACCCTAGAAACAGCTGTTCTTAATCTGTTGCAACTTAGGCAGCAGCCTGGTGCAAAACTTCAAGGTTTTCTTGACAGCATAACTGTTCAAAACAACAAAGGGTTATACAAAAACACTGAACTTAAATACTACAGTCCTCAGTTTGACTACACTACGTTACAATCAGTCATTGACATAGTTGTTGATAGAATTTCTGGAAGGTTGGAAAATCCTAACGATCCTACAAAATCTATCCTCCAAGCTGCTCAGATTTTTGATACAAAAGACTGGCCAAACGACAGACAGCAACTAGCTGTGTATGGTACCCAACAACTTCAGCAGCTTAGTGACCATTTTCAGGTCTTTCTTGACAATATTGGTTGTGATAGGAACCAGCTGCTGCCAGAATGGGTGCACGTTAAAGCTCACATTGGCAATAGACTTATTAACAATGTCAACCTTCCAAAGATTAACACTTTATTTGTTCAACAACCTGATCAGTACAAAAACATTTTGATGTCAATAGAAATTGTATTGGTTTTGCCAATAAGTAGTTCTATATGTGAGAGAGGGTTCTCTGCTCTTAAGCGAATCAAATCTGACTGGAGGTCTAACTTGACAACAGACACGATGAATCACTTGCTACTAGCATCAATTGAAGGGCCCTCTCTTGATGAATACAATTCAGAAAGGGCAGTCCATCTTTGGTGGACAGGTGGACAACGACAAAGACGCCCACAATTTGCACCTGGTCCTAACATGGTGGAGGTGGAGGAAGACCAGCTTCTGAACTTTTTGTTAAATGTTTAA
- the LOC125658412 gene encoding snaclec agglucetin subunit alpha-1-like, with translation MEMGSEIRMLCSNEKNVSQEGTFRCDQNGTWESINHAVQKCRCIQVDKFHLNTDKFSNDCYQYVEQAKTKDLAEGFCRNQTFGGHLVFPFTASSKSFACGLVSKDEAVWVGGEWTNIHTINTSLGNISAKSVTGLSSFKGSGCLALNCMSQTMTVQNCGRSLPFMCGIEAVETP, from the exons ATGGAAATGGGGTCAGAAATCAGAATGCTATgctcaaatgaaaaaaatgtgagCCAAGAGGGCACTTTCCGGTGCGATCAGAATGGCACGTGGGAGAGCATTAATCACGCAGTTCAAAAATGTA GATGTATCCAGGTCGACAAATTTCACCTCAATACTGATAAGTTTTCCAATGATTGCTATCAATATGTGGAACAAGCCAAAACAAAAGACCTTGCGGAGGGATTCTGTAGAAACCAGACCTTTGGAGGTCACCTGGTTTTTCCATTTACCGCCTCTTCAAAGTCGTTTGCTTGTGGACTTGTAT CGAAGGACGAAGCAGTATGGGTTGGAGGTGAATGGACGAACATACATACGATTAACACGAGTCTGGGGAATATTTCAGCCAAATCTGTGACTGGACTAAGCAGTTTTAAGGGCAGCGGATGTCTAGCCTTAAACTGCATGTCTCAAACGATGACTGTTCAGAACTGCGGCAGGTCACTTCCGTTTATGTGTGGAATAGAGGCTGTGGAAACACCATGA